Proteins encoded together in one Arvicanthis niloticus isolate mArvNil1 chromosome 7, mArvNil1.pat.X, whole genome shotgun sequence window:
- the LOC117713109 gene encoding lysophosphatidylcholine acyltransferase 2B, protein MAHLTQRKDTIDTTTEVEVWDSRTAQEVNKSLYPPAVANPFTHATHLSAWRWACTIILGTVLVPVRVSCIVFLLILLWPVAILSAINLPTQPTKPMRSWRKHLIKPVLIFLLRLAFFFAGFLVKVKGKKATREEAPIFVTAPHSTFFDAIAVVVAGLPSVVSDSQHVRIPLAGKCILLTQPVLVQREDPNSRKTTRNEILTRVKSKMKWPQILIFPEGVCTNRSCLVTFKLGAFSPGVPVQPVLLRYPNTLDTVTWTWHGFSGFQICMLTLSQPFTRVEVEFMPVYTPSEEEKKDPILFANTVRINMANALKLPVTDHSFEDCKLMISAGALQLPMEAGLVEFTKISQKLKLDWDNIHKHLDRYASVAVSSKGGKIGIEEFSRYLKLPISEPLRQLFSLFDRNQDGTIDFREYVIGLTVLCNPANTEKILQMSFKLFDLDEDGYITEQELTTMLRAAFGVPDLDVSTLFQQMAGKDSTQVSYRTFRRFALKHPAYAKLFHSYIDLQTAYIYSLPGEA, encoded by the coding sequence ATGGCTCATCTGACCCAGCGCAAAGACACCATAGACACCACGACCGAGGTGGAGGTGTGGGACAGCAGGACTGCGCAGGAGGTGAACAAGTCCTTATATCCTCCCGCGGTAGCCAACCCTTTCACTCACGCCACACACCTGAGTGCTTGGCGCTGGGCCTGCACCATCATCCTGGGGACTGTGCTGGTACCCGTGCGGGTGTCCTGTattgtcttcctcctcatccttctctggCCAGTGGCCATACTCTCCGCCATTAACTTGCCTACTCAACCTACCAAACCCATGAGGAGTTGGAGGAAACATCTGATAAAGCCAGTGCTCATATTCTTGCTTCGTTTGGCGTTCTTTTTTGCTGGGTTCCTGGTTAAGGTCAAAGGAAAAAAGGCCACCAGAGAGGAGGCCCCCATCTTCGTCACGGCACCACACTCCACCTTCTTTGATGCAATCGCTGTTGTTGTGGCCGGGCTCCCTTCGGTGGTCTCTGATAGTCAGCATGTAAGGATCCCATTGGCTGGGAAATGTATCCTGTTAACTCAGCCTGTGCTTGTGCAACGAGAAGACCCTAATTCTAGAAAGACTACCCGGAATGAAATCCTCACGCGAGTGAAATCTAAAATGAAGTGGCCGCAGATTCTGATTTTTCCAGAAGGAGTGTGCACCAACCGCTCCTGTCTTGTTACTTTTAAACTAGGAGCCTTCTCCCCAGGTGTCCCTGTGCAGCCAGTGCTACTTAGGTACCCCAACACCCTGGACACAGTGACCTGGACTTGGCACGGATTCTCAGGCTTCCAGATATGTATGCTTACTCTGAGTCAGCCCTTCACTAGAGTGGAGGTCGAGTTCATGCCTGTTTATACCCcaagtgaagaagaaaagaaagaccccATCCTTTTTGCCAACACAGTCCGAATCAACATGGCAAATGCTTTGAAGTTGCCTGTAACGGATCACAGTTTCGAAGACTGCAAACTGATGATTTCTGCTGGTGCACTTCAACTACCCATGGAAGCTGGCTTGGTGGAATTTACAAAAATCAGCCAGAAATTGAAATTGGATTGGGACAATATTCACAAGCACTTGGACAGATACGCTTCGGTTGCAGTCTCCTCAAAAGGAGGCAAGATCGGAATTGAAGAGTTCTCACGTTATTTAAAACTCCCAATTTCAGAGCCCTTGAGAcagcttttttctctctttgacaGGAATCAGGACGGCACCATAGACTTCAGAGAGTATGTGATAGGTCTAACTGTCCTGTGCAACCCCGCCAACACCGAGAAGATTCTGCAAATGTCATTTAAACTTTTCGATCTTGATGAGGACGGTTACATCACAGAACAGGAGTTGACGACTATGCTTCGGGCAGCTTTTGGAGTGCCAGACCTAGATGTTTCCACACTCTTCCAGCAGATGGCTGGCAAGGATTCAACTCAGGTTTCATACAGGACTTTCAGGAGGTTTGCCCTGAAGCATCCAGCATATGCCAAATTATTTCATTCATACATAGATCTCCAGACAGCCTATATATATTCATTACCAGGAGAGGCATAA